From a region of the Vanrija pseudolonga chromosome 2, complete sequence genome:
- the AO-I gene encoding Copper amine oxidase 1 yields MSTISQLVSSAAKLSVSPQGYHPLDPINAAEIAGAVYAIKSYIAQNEKSNDYRLWFKSIQLVDPPKKVLAPYLDAWHEARARGQTVDKLPRRAEALLGVKRKDGTCAWYEFLVRVDGKAAVEKAEPTPADLHVPADVAEMLACEEALMKNEEFLAACKKIGVPAHAKIIPDGWIYGADSTARTERYTPFMVYLSFNENEDSCHYSAPLPIVPVLNSDTFELVRLDYTPILGTGEKTILDLDGPFPWHLYIQNEYDYNILTSMGENFRKDLKPLRVVQPEGASFSLEGRVLRWQKWEIHVGFNAREGIVLSDVRYDGRKTFYRLSVSDMTVPYGDPRAPYHRKQAFDLGDLGAGICANELALGCDCLGDILYLDWDHLGVQGQNTTAKSVICIHEQDEGIGWKHTNYRTNNPSVTRNRVLVVQSILTVANYEYIFAWKFDQAAGVHLETRATGILSTAAILPGETSPYGNVVSPGVLATNHQHIFCVRIDPSIDGHNNTVVQEDSVPMPFDKHNPPADNRWGVGYVVEKTPFKVSGFADAAPMKNRVFKITNPNVINPISGKPVSYKLVPAPSQLMIAHPDSIQYARAEFGEHHLYVTKHVDGEFYGGGKFTNMSNGNAKGMRTFVGRNDNVENDDVVVWHSFGLTHNPRVEDFPVMPCEVHTISLKPNDFFARSPAIDVPPSTQAFNQSHLVTGKGKEVADCCSGKANL; encoded by the exons ATGTCCACCATCTCGCagctcgtctcgtcggcggccaagcTGTCCGTCTCGCCCCAGGGCTACCACCCTCTCGACCCCATCAACGCGGCTGAGATTGCTGGCGCCGTCTACGCCATCAAGTCGTACATTGCCCAGAACGAGAAGTCGAACGACTACCGCCTCTGGTTCAAGAGCATTCAACTCGTCGACCCTCCCAAGAAGGTCCTCGCCCCCTACCTCGACGCCTGGCACGAggctcgcgcccgcggccAGACTGTCGACAAGcttccccgccgcgccgaggccctcctcgGTGTCAAGCGCAAGGACGGCACCTGCGCGTGGTATG AGTTCCTCGTCCGCGTTGACGGCAAGGCCGCtgtcgagaaggccgagcccACCCCTGCCGACCTCCACGTCCCCGCCGACGTTGCCGAGATGCTCGCCTGCGAGGAGGCTCTCATGAAGAACGAGGAGTTCCTTGCCGCCTGCAAGAAGATTGGTGTCCCCGCTCACGCCAAGATCATCCCCGACGGCTGGATCTACGGTGCCGACTCGACTGCCCGCACCGAGCGCTACACGCCATTCATGGTCTACCTCTCGTTCAACGAGAATGAGGACTCGTGCCACTACTCGGCCCCTCTCCCCATCGTCCCCGTCCTCAACTCGGACAcgttcgagctcgtccgcctcgactACACCCCCATCCTCGGCACTGGCGAGAAGaccatcctcgacctcgacggcccCTTCCCCTGGCACCTGTACATCCAGAACGAGTACGACTACAACATCCTCACCTCGATGGGCGAGAACTTCCGCAAGGACCTCAAGCCCCTCCGCGTCGTTCAGCCCGAGGGTGCCTCGTTCTCGCTCGAGGGCCGCGTCCTCCGCTGGCAAAAGTGGGAGATCCACGTCGGCTTCAACGCCCGCGAGGGTATCGTCCTCTCCGACGTTCGCTACGACGGCCGCAAGACCTTTTACCGTCTGTCCGTCTCGGACATGACCGTCCCCTACGGTGACCCCCGTGCCCCCTACCACCGCAAGCAGGCGTTCGACCTCGGAGACCTCGGAGCCGGTATCTGCgccaacgagctcgcccttggcTGCGACTGCCTCGGTGACATTCTCTACCTCGACTGggaccacctcggcgtccaggGCCAGAACACGACCGCCAAGTCGGTCATCTGCATCCACGAGCAGGACGAGGGCATCGGATGGAAGCACACCAACTACCGCACCAACAACCCCTCGGTCACCCGCAACCGTGTCCTCGTTGTCCAGTCGATCCTCACCGTCGCCAACTACGAGTACATCTTTGCGTGGAAGTTTGACCAGGCCGCTGGTGTCCACCTCGAGACCCGTGCCACGGGTATCCTCTCGACCGCCGCCATCCTCCCCGGCGAGACCTCGCCCTACGGCAACGTCGTGTCGCCCGGTGTCCTTGCCACCAACCACCAGCACATCTTCTGTGTTCGTATCGACCCCTCGATCGACGGCCACAACAACACGGTCGTCCAGGAGGACTCGGTCCCCATGCCCTTCGACAAGCACAACCCGCCTGCCGACAACCGCTGGGGTGTTGGCTACGTCGTCGAGAAGACGCCCTTCAAGGTCTCTGGctttgccgacgccgcccccaTGAAGAACCGTGTCTTCAAGATCACCAACCCCAACGTGATCAACCCCATCTCGGGCAAGCCCGTGTCGTACAAGCTCGTCCCCGCCCCCTCGCAGCTCATGATCGCCCACCCCGACTCGATCCAGTACGCCCGTGCCGAGTTTGGCGAGCACCACCTCTACGTCACCAagcacgtcgacggcgagttcTACGGCGGTGGCAAGTTCACCAACATGTCCAACGGCAACGCCAAGGGCATGCGCACCTTTGTCGGCCGCAACGACAACGTCgagaacgacgacgtcgtcgtctggcaCTCGTTCGGCCTCACCCACAACCCCCGTGTCGAGGACTTCCCTGTTATGCCTT GTGAAGTGCATACGATTTCTCTGAAACCCAATGATTTCTT CGCAAGGTCGCCTGCCATCGACGTTCCTCCCTCGACCCAGGCCTTCAACCAGTCGCACCTCGTCaccggcaagggcaaggaggtcgcCGACTGCTGCTCGGGCAAGGCCAACCTGTAG